Proteins found in one Brachypodium distachyon strain Bd21 chromosome 5, Brachypodium_distachyon_v3.0, whole genome shotgun sequence genomic segment:
- the LOC104585414 gene encoding uncharacterized protein LOC104585414 has translation MGGGSRFLRFLLKGTRGRIRLVLTWGAMVVGAIHRVPAYRAIRIRVRILADPWSSTMVVKPRWFGRFVRWPISTDSFSVNGCCQSQSGNSTEVGGGRGETLVRRRWRVGGHNLERGGGFLTTLRQYPLLGLRWRAEQVVAAIGGELGLVLLAVPKDGMAARLQVVGTGKDGKVLRLLTTARRRRTWRVAILPSENRYSLMLLARSERISVGSERGIWSISSVPRCFPWFRCSSAWIGTPIWSSDGGGTGGLQNPGVGQIAPVVTQQLGGSSGFQGVGIGQGGADSGPQKEGAVGFPLARVNQNGSGTGSGPGLPAPVGGGGNVRPSMHVNPRMVGTGNNKEQQPSDSSSSAQLHELGQGMCLIQIILELSWVVLKEE, from the coding sequence ATGGGAGGCGGGAGCAGATTCCTTCGGTTTTTGCTGAAAGGGACACGGGGCAGAATTCGACTTGTGCTGACCTGGGGAGCCATGGTGGTGGGGGCGATACACCGGGTTCCAGCCTACAGGGCAATACGGATACGTGTTCGCATCCTAGCTGATCCCTGGAGTTCAACCATGGTGGTGAAGCCACGTTGGTTCGGGAGGTTCGTCCGCTGGCCCATCTCGACAGATTCCTTCAGCGTCAATGGTTGTTGCCAGTCGCAATCAGGGAACAGTACAGAGGTGGGTGGAGGGAgaggggaaaccctagttcGACGGCGGTGGCGTGTGGGTGGCCACAACTTGGAGCGAGGAGGGGGCTTCCTTACAACGCTCCGCCAATATCCTTTGCTAGGGTTACGATGGCGGGcagagcaggtggtggcgGCGATTGGCGGGGAGCTCGGCCTGGTTTTGCTGGCGGTGCCCAAGGATGGGATGGCGGCCAGGTTGCAGGTGGTTGGGACGGGCAAGGATGGCAAGGTCCTCCGCCTCCTTACaacggcccgccgccgccgaacaTGGCGTGTGGCTATCCTACCTTCAGAGAACAGGTACAGTTTGATGCTTTTGGCCCGATCGGAGAGGATATCTGTGGGATCCGAGAGGGGGATATGGTCAATTTCCTCAGTACCAAGGTGCTTTCCATGGTTTCGATGCTCGTCCGCCTGGATAGGGACCCCAATTTGGTCCTCAGATGGGGGGGGGACTGGTGGATTACAGAACCCTGGGGTTGGCCAGATCGCTCCTGTGGTTACTCAACAACTGGGTGGCAGCTCTGGTTTCCAGGGTGTTGGGATTGGTCAGGGTGGTGCTGATTCGGGTCCGCAGAAGGAAGGTGCTGTTGGATTTCCTCTTGCTAGAGTGAATCAGAATGGTTCTGGTACTGGTTCTGGTCCTGGGTTACCGGCGCCTGTGGGAGGGGGAGGGAATGTAAGACCTTCCATGCATGTCAACCCTCGCATGGTTGGTACTGGTAACAACAAGGAGCAACAACCTTCTGATTCATCAAGTAGTGCGCAGTTGCATGAACTAGGTCAGGGGATGTGTCTGATTCAAATAATTCTGgaactcagttgggtggtgtTGAAAGAAGAGTGA
- the LOC112268552 gene encoding uncharacterized protein LOC112268552 yields MSSDDGPTVAVKLFIDKEKKRVLFAESDKDFVDVLFSFLTLPLGTIVRLLGKQSQVGCLDELYRSVEGLSEDLFQTKACKAMLLSPVNAAAIHCDGLKVKVHDSNTVYRCKNTSCGYSLFSSVPDAICPCGNYVQYNKQSPNPPIVGECKEDGVFAISVPKFIITDDLQVAPASTRVMFSLMTKFGIPEKGDIEEKVLQLNSEKVCLYLCTLRC; encoded by the coding sequence ATGTCGAGCGATGACGGGCCGACAGTTGCTGTCAAGCTGTTCAtcgacaaggagaagaaacgGGTGCTGTTTGCGGAATCTGATAAGGACTTCGTCGACGTCCTCTTCAGTTTCCTAACCCTTCCTCTTGGCACCATCGTTCGTCTTCTCGGCAAGCAGTCTCAGGTAGGATGCCTCGACGAACTGTACAGGAGCGTGGAGGGTCTTAGCGAAGATCTCTTCCAAACCAAGGCATGCAAGGCGATGCTTCTTAGTCCCGTCAATGCTGCTGCGATCCATTGCGATGGGCTTAAAGTGAAAGTGCACGACAGCAATACTGTGTATCGCTGCAAAAACACAAGTTGCGGTTATTCATTATTTAGCTCGGTCCCTGATGCTATTTGCCCATGTGGAAATTACGTTCAGTACAATAAGCAATCGCCAAATCCTCCTATCGTTGGAGAGTGTAAGGAGGACGGGGTGTTTGCTATTAGTGTCCCTAAGTTCATTATAACTGATGATCTCCAAGTTGCTCCTGCTTCCACAAGAGTCATGTTTTCCCTGATGACCAAATTCGGGATACCGGAAAAGGGGGATATCGAAGAGAAGGTGCTCCAACTCAATTCTGAAAAGGTTTGCCTCTACCTGTGCACATTGCGCTGCTAA